The following proteins come from a genomic window of Cronobacter muytjensii ATCC 51329:
- a CDS encoding bacteriophage antitermination protein Q — translation MIAQDYEYIRQQLITATADLSGSTKGQLVAFAENAQLATNRYKRKRLKVRDEETGKMITLHNPPVPGVQSRSKGSSIALVLPVEYATASWRRAVLALDEVECAWLLWCYSENIRYAHQVEIVRWGWETFSEELKGQRIAGKTLERLRALVWLAAQDVKRELRNEPQGCYKAHALAQTVGVTKSTWSEGYAARWAQMRANFIYLDKRAVIDAAKTRSKQKVANYKQVIAKPN, via the coding sequence GTGATAGCACAGGATTACGAATACATCCGTCAGCAACTCATTACCGCGACCGCTGATTTAAGCGGGTCAACCAAGGGGCAACTCGTTGCGTTCGCAGAAAACGCTCAATTGGCCACGAACCGCTACAAGCGAAAGCGCCTGAAGGTTAGGGATGAGGAAACCGGGAAGATGATTACCTTACATAACCCACCCGTACCGGGAGTGCAGTCCCGATCCAAAGGTTCATCAATCGCGCTGGTGCTTCCCGTCGAATACGCTACCGCGAGCTGGCGTCGGGCTGTACTGGCGCTTGATGAAGTCGAATGCGCCTGGCTGCTTTGGTGTTACTCCGAAAACATCCGTTACGCACATCAGGTCGAGATAGTACGCTGGGGATGGGAGACTTTCAGCGAGGAACTCAAAGGACAGCGCATCGCCGGTAAGACACTGGAGCGTTTGCGTGCGTTGGTATGGCTGGCGGCGCAGGACGTTAAACGCGAGTTACGAAATGAGCCGCAAGGCTGCTACAAAGCCCATGCGTTGGCGCAGACGGTTGGGGTAACAAAATCTACGTGGTCGGAAGGATATGCCGCACGGTGGGCGCAGATGAGAGCCAATTTTATTTATCTGGATAAGAGGGCCGTAATAGATGCAGCAAAAACACGTTCGAAGCAGAAGGTAGCAAATTACAAACAAGTTATTGCAAAACCGAACTAA
- a CDS encoding class II holin family protein, giving the protein MYQMDKLTTGIAYGTSVGNAGFWVLQLLDKVSPSQWAAIGVLGSLVFGFLTFLTNLYFKLKEDRRKAARGE; this is encoded by the coding sequence ATGTATCAAATGGATAAATTAACGACAGGCATTGCCTATGGGACATCTGTAGGTAATGCCGGGTTTTGGGTGCTCCAGCTCCTCGATAAAGTTTCCCCATCACAGTGGGCAGCTATTGGTGTACTCGGCAGCCTGGTATTCGGTTTCCTTACCTTCCTGACCAACCTCTATTTCAAACTGAAAGAAGATCGGCGTAAAGCCGCAAGGGGAGAATAA
- a CDS encoding lysozyme, translated as MSPALKQRIVAAVGGGAIAIATAMVAGKDGLEGREYVPYRDVVGVLTVCDGHTGKDIILGKRYTDAECDALTQADMTHIARQIDPHIKVNTTDTQRAAIYSFAYNVGPSAAIKSTLMKKLNDGDYVGACNELKRWIYAGGKKWRGLMSRREVEHQVCMWDR; from the coding sequence ATGTCCCCGGCATTAAAACAACGAATCGTCGCAGCTGTGGGCGGTGGGGCTATTGCCATTGCCACCGCAATGGTTGCTGGTAAAGACGGCTTAGAAGGGCGCGAGTATGTGCCTTATCGGGATGTGGTTGGCGTTCTTACGGTCTGTGATGGACATACCGGCAAAGACATTATTCTGGGAAAGCGTTACACCGATGCCGAGTGTGATGCGCTTACCCAAGCTGATATGACACATATCGCTCGCCAGATTGATCCGCACATCAAAGTAAACACTACTGATACCCAACGCGCCGCTATCTACTCATTTGCCTATAACGTCGGCCCCTCAGCAGCTATCAAATCTACTCTGATGAAAAAGCTTAACGACGGTGATTATGTCGGGGCATGTAACGAGCTTAAGCGCTGGATTTACGCTGGTGGCAAGAAGTGGAGAGGGTTGATGAGCAGGCGAGAAGTTGAACATCAGGTTTGCATGTGGGATCGGTAA
- a CDS encoding HNH endonuclease, producing the protein MPPRIPKACRKRGCGKSTTDRSGYCEVHKGAGWERHNKGRSAAQRGYGAEWRKVRNLVIKRDKGLCQTCKREGVIRPGSSVDHIIAKAHGGTDDPSNLECICSEHHKAKTARERLSVMR; encoded by the coding sequence ATGCCCCCAAGAATTCCTAAAGCCTGCCGTAAACGTGGATGTGGTAAATCAACTACAGACAGAAGCGGATACTGCGAAGTGCATAAAGGCGCTGGCTGGGAACGACACAATAAAGGGCGGTCAGCAGCACAGCGAGGCTATGGTGCTGAGTGGCGAAAGGTAAGGAACCTAGTTATCAAGCGCGACAAGGGGTTGTGTCAGACCTGTAAGCGTGAGGGCGTCATTCGTCCCGGTTCAAGCGTCGACCATATCATCGCTAAAGCTCACGGGGGCACAGACGACCCGAGTAATCTCGAATGCATTTGCTCTGAACATCACAAGGCTAAAACAGCGAGAGAGCGACTGAGCGTGATGCGGTGA
- a CDS encoding phage terminase small subunit P27 family, translating to MAGVRAAGGGRKKNLPVSGKSSITNIRPPQELMSAVAVKVWKSTSKILIERGLFEPEDAPVLMAYCNAFHLMIEAEKMIATSGIIATGESGIKKHPAINVRNDAVAQITRLGSLLGLDPMSRARMLGAGTPDDEEGNEFDEF from the coding sequence ATGGCCGGAGTCCGGGCCGCTGGTGGAGGTCGAAAGAAGAATCTCCCTGTAAGCGGCAAAAGCTCAATTACAAATATCAGACCGCCGCAAGAGCTAATGAGCGCCGTTGCTGTGAAGGTCTGGAAAAGCACCTCAAAGATACTTATTGAGCGTGGTTTATTTGAACCGGAGGACGCTCCTGTCCTCATGGCCTACTGTAATGCATTTCACCTCATGATCGAAGCCGAGAAGATGATCGCAACCAGTGGAATCATCGCTACCGGCGAGAGCGGCATCAAAAAACATCCCGCGATTAATGTTCGAAACGATGCCGTAGCGCAGATAACCAGGCTTGGCTCGTTGCTGGGCCTGGACCCTATGAGTCGTGCGCGTATGCTCGGCGCGGGTACGCCTGACGATGAAGAGGGAAATGAATTTGATGAGTTTTAA
- a CDS encoding terminase large subunit — protein MATYPNVNDANRYARDVVAGKILACRYVKLACQRHLNDLERAKDQRWPYRFDRDKAERFCRFSQKMPHTSGEWARKKLRLTLEDWQKFCFCVSFGWVRKSDGLRRFQEIYIEVPRKNGKSLIAASVGIYMFCADDEHGAEVYCGATTEKQAFKVFEPARQMVQKLPALRKRFSIKPWAKKMTRPDGSVFAPIVGDPGDGDSPSCAIIDEYHEHATDALYTTMTTGQGAREQPLTLIITTAGYDIASPCYDKRSQVVEILEGIRTDGANETIFGIIYTLDKDDDWTSEEAIRKANPNLGVSLKPEFLRAKQELAKTTPSQTNKILTKHFNLWVSSKAAFYNMQRWQEAADPSLTLADFEGEPCYLGIDLASKLDLNAVVPVFMREIDGLKHFYCIGAQFWVPEDTVYSTDPQLKRTAERYQSFVNQGVLIPTDGAEVDYRVIFESILRLRDTVKIEICPIDPYGATSLAHMLNDEGLNPVTITQNFTNMSDPMREIEAALAAGRFHHDGNPILTWCIQNVVGKYYAGSDDVVRPTKEGNENKIDGAVAAMMGVGRAMLNEPGDFLSNLDDEDILAI, from the coding sequence ATGGCGACCTATCCGAACGTTAACGACGCGAATCGCTACGCGCGGGATGTTGTCGCCGGGAAGATTCTCGCCTGCCGTTATGTAAAGCTCGCGTGTCAGCGCCATCTTAATGACCTTGAGCGGGCCAAAGATCAGCGCTGGCCATACAGGTTCGACAGAGATAAAGCCGAGCGTTTTTGTCGCTTCTCGCAAAAAATGCCCCACACGTCCGGCGAATGGGCCCGTAAAAAGCTCCGGCTGACGCTGGAGGACTGGCAAAAGTTTTGTTTCTGCGTTTCGTTTGGCTGGGTTCGCAAATCAGATGGACTTCGCCGCTTCCAGGAGATTTACATCGAGGTTCCCCGTAAGAACGGGAAATCACTCATCGCTGCCAGCGTGGGCATTTATATGTTCTGCGCGGACGACGAGCACGGCGCTGAAGTTTACTGCGGAGCCACAACAGAAAAGCAGGCGTTTAAAGTCTTTGAACCTGCGCGTCAAATGGTGCAGAAACTCCCGGCGCTGCGTAAGCGCTTCTCAATAAAGCCGTGGGCAAAAAAAATGACCCGGCCAGATGGCTCGGTGTTTGCGCCGATTGTCGGCGACCCTGGTGATGGTGACTCGCCGAGCTGTGCGATTATCGACGAGTATCACGAACACGCCACAGATGCGCTTTACACGACAATGACGACCGGGCAGGGCGCGCGTGAACAGCCACTGACGCTCATCATCACGACAGCGGGCTACGATATTGCCTCGCCCTGTTATGACAAGCGCTCACAGGTGGTGGAAATTCTTGAGGGCATTCGCACTGACGGTGCAAATGAGACGATTTTCGGCATCATTTACACCCTTGATAAGGATGACGACTGGACCTCTGAGGAAGCCATTCGGAAAGCGAACCCTAACCTTGGCGTTTCGCTCAAGCCTGAATTTCTGCGCGCCAAGCAGGAGCTTGCAAAAACTACCCCGAGCCAGACTAACAAGATCCTGACCAAGCACTTCAACCTTTGGGTCTCAAGTAAAGCCGCGTTTTACAACATGCAGCGCTGGCAGGAGGCTGCCGACCCGTCGCTGACGCTTGCCGATTTTGAGGGAGAGCCGTGTTATCTCGGGATCGACCTGGCATCAAAGCTCGACCTCAACGCCGTGGTGCCAGTATTCATGCGGGAAATCGATGGGCTTAAACACTTTTACTGCATCGGCGCTCAGTTCTGGGTGCCAGAGGATACGGTTTACTCAACAGATCCGCAGCTAAAACGCACCGCCGAGCGCTATCAGTCGTTTGTTAATCAAGGTGTGCTGATCCCGACCGATGGCGCAGAAGTCGATTATCGGGTGATTTTCGAGTCGATTCTCAGGCTCCGTGACACGGTGAAAATCGAGATATGCCCCATCGACCCTTACGGCGCGACGTCACTGGCGCATATGCTCAACGATGAAGGGCTAAATCCTGTCACCATTACGCAGAACTTTACGAACATGTCCGACCCGATGCGAGAAATCGAGGCCGCGCTCGCGGCTGGCCGTTTCCATCACGATGGAAACCCGATCCTGACCTGGTGCATCCAGAACGTTGTCGGCAAGTATTACGCAGGCTCTGACGATGTTGTCCGTCCGACCAAAGAGGGCAACGAGAACAAAATTGACGGCGCAGTCGCGGCAATGATGGGTGTTGGCCGGGCCATGCTCAACGAGCCAGGCGATTTCCTTTCTAATCTCGACGACGAGGACATTCTAGCTATATGA